The stretch of DNA AAAATACAATATTAAACACAAGAAAAGTGTCATCCTTAAGAAAGCAATATTAGTATCTAATAAATAAATGTACCAGAATATTTCAAATAGGTAAAACATAATTTACTCACACATAGAAATCTATTAATGAGACTCAATGAAAAATAAATCCcatgataaaaattaaactttccATGCTACTCGAACATTCTGAATTCATAATCATATGGGGATGAAAGAGGTGCAATTAGAGAAAAAGATGCAATTTTAGGAAGAGATGGAATTTTAGGAAGAGATGCAATTTTACGAAGATGATTAACCACGTCTAGATAGGAGTCGTGCCTGGACATGCCTGATGTCGGATTGCCACCATAAACATCTCTTGAGTCCTCTTCAGCAGCAGCCTCGATATCCATTTTGATTTCGTTACCCTCATTTGACTCAAGATCATCACCAAGTTCAATATTTTCTTCATGTCCTATGTCGGGTGGATTCAGCACTTCTACAACATCCAAATCTAGAACATTGCCAAAAGATTTGACCTTTGAAATTAGTGAACTGTCATTGGAAGCTATTGTAACAACAATGTCGTCACTAAGAAGATCATGTTCAACATCATCCAGCAATATTCGGACATCCATTTCAACATAAAAGGATGGATTCTCTGAGTCCATTATTTCTTCGGGCTGTTTTATTTGATCCAAGTTACTTGGGCCCCTCGAATCAGCTCCAGAACAATATATTCTTTCTGTTGAAGGTAACGTGGAAATAAAAGTCGACTTTAGATACCAAAACACGGATTAATAAATATGCCAAAGAAACTGATCAATTACTTCAAGTTCATTATGAAGCAATGTTTAGATGTTGCGCATAGACATAACTTGCATATTGAAATAATGACGAAATTGACATATTAAAACAGTGATGCAATTGTACCTGGACTGGAGGAAGGCGCTTTGCAGGGAACGCTATCTAAAGTAATGGCAGACGGATCGTTGTGCTCAATCGTAAATGAAGGTGACGGGGACGAATGAGGAGATCCCGTGTTCTGAAAACGAGTAGTTGCTGATCCTTTGCCATTGTCAGGTTTCTCAAAAGCAGCGAATCGTGTACCAAAATAAGGTGAATCCAATATT from Trifolium pratense cultivar HEN17-A07 linkage group LG5, ARS_RC_1.1, whole genome shotgun sequence encodes:
- the LOC123886958 gene encoding uncharacterized protein LOC123886958 — encoded protein: MKASNFPAILLKIGSWEYKSKFEGDLVAKCYYATEKLVWEVLEGNLKRKIEIPWSNITALQANCPEEGPSTLTLVVVGQPRFFREADPLSRKSTRWKKMKDFTGEQDSIHRMHFLQCEQGLLAKHFAKLIQLIKPDNCSSSSHLKLLSRQPEIILDSPYFGTRFAAFEKPDNGKGSATTRFQNTGSPHSSPSPSFTIEHNDPSAITLDSVPCKAPSSSPERIYCSGADSRGPSNLDQIKQPEEIMDSENPSFYVEMDVRILLDDVEHDLLSDDIVVTIASNDSSLISKVKSFGNVLDLDVVEVLNPPDIGHEENIELGDDLESNEGNEIKMDIEAAAEEDSRDVYGGNPTSGMSRHDSYLDVVNHLRKIASLPKIPSLPKIASFSLIAPLSSPYDYEFRMFE